The segment TTCACCGGCTTGCCGATAGGCATTTGCCAAGTTGCGGTAAAGTTGGGCATTTGTCGTATTAAGATGTGTTGCCGTTTCAAACTGCGTTATCGCTTGCCGCGGTTTTTTCAACATCATATAAGCAATACCGAGGCTGTTCCGATATATCGCGCTCTCTGGATATGCGTCAACGAGATGTCCATATACCTCAACTGCTTCTGGATAAGCCTCTGTTTGCAAATAGATATAACCGAGGAGTTCGGATGCTTTCTCATCCTGCGGCTTGATTGCAAGGCACGCCTTGAGTTCTGCCGAGGCGAGTTCCCACTCTGTCCGCTTGATGTGCAGTTCCGCGAGTTGATAACGCGGTTGAAGGTGTTGCGGGTTGTCAAGAATCAAACGTTGCAGTGTGCTCTGTTGTTCCTCTTCACGGGTGAGTGTCTCAAATGTCCGAAGTGCGGCGCGCCCCTCAGCGATCTTCCCTATGCGGAGGTAACAATTCCCAAGATTGAAATGCGCCTTCGCGTGCCGTTTTTGGCGTTTAATGACTGCCTCAAAATGTGGGATTGCTTCTGTAAAATCCTCTGTTTGGAAGTAAGCGAACCCAAGCAGGTAACGGGCTTCACTATCCTCCATCGCTTGTTTGAACTGATGGATTGCATCTCCGATGCGGTTTTGACGAAGGTATGCCTCCCCTAAAAGTCTTCGGGCGCGTAGGAGATCGGGTTGCAAGTGGAGTGCACGTTGCAACGGTTCAACGGCATCTTTCGCGTTCGCCGTGCCGATAAGATATGCCTCGCCGAGGCGAACGTATGCATCGGCGAAATCAGGAGTGAGTTTAATCGTAGTCTGAAGCGCATCAATCGCGGGTTTCCATTGTGATTGTTTACCGTGAAGCACACCGAGTTGATAGTGTGCCTCGGCAAAGGATGCGTCTAATTCTACTGCTCTCTGAAATGCTGTAAGAGCATTGCGGTCATCTTTCTGCGCAAGTGCTTGCATACCTGTTTGATATGCGCGTACTGCCGCAGTAGATGTGTCTTGTTTTGCTGATGTCAGACACGCTGTTGATAGAAAGATTAGTAGAAAAAAACAAAGAAGATTCGTTTTCATGATCCTGTTTCTGAGTGGACATCATTTTAGATTTATGATAGCATATTTCCACGTATCTATCAACCCTCTATCAGGACGCAGCTTGCAAGTCTATCATGAAAATTTTTCTTAAGAAAAATCTAAAGACAACGCAGCCCGTAACGTAGTGGAGGGGTGTTTTTGATAGGGTATTTCTGCGTATTGCTTGGATATTTCTTCAGATATACGTAAAGGCACGCCAAACATGAAACTTACCTCACCGAACCACAAGGAAAATTAAAAAAATGGAATTTGTTCAGTTGACAGATACACAACGCCAAGAATTTGACGAGAATGGTTACCTGATCGTGCGTTCTGCGATTGACAACGAGATGATTGATCGCTTGACGGAAACCGGTGATCGACTCATGGAGTCGTTTGAGTATCACGGCTACTATGCCCATCGGCGGGACGGATTGGTGCAAGAGCCTGCCTTCGCCGACCTCGCGACGCAATCAAAGGCAGTTCCGTTAATTCTTCAACTCCTTGGGACGAATATTCATATTACAAATACCGCGCTCATCCACAAACATCCACAGGCACCTGAGAAGCCAGACAACCGCAATTGGCATCGAGATGTCGGTGTGCATTTAGATGTTGGACATGAAGGGTGCCCGCGTGTCGGCTTGAAGGTAGGGTACTGCTTAACAGATTTCAGTGTGCCGGACTCAGGCGCGACGTGGTTTATCCGAAAAAGCCATAGGTGGGATGAGCCGTTGGGCATCGCTGAAGGTGAAGTTGATCCACTTGAGTATGACGAACCACTTCTCCGAGCAGGCGATGCGTTCCTGTTTGAAAGCCGTATCTATCATGCCGCAGGACTAAATTTCAGGGAGAACACCTCTAAGGTTGTCATCTACGGATACCATTATCGCTGGATTAAGCCGGATTATTACCTCCGGTATTACAACGATAGTCTTCAACCCGATGAGCGATTGGTCGAAAATCTGGACGATCTTAGCAGACAGTTTCTCGGTGCATCCATAGATACGCAGGGCAGACGTGATCCGAACGGTGTTCATTGGGCTGGCACGGAGTGGGCAGCGGCGCACAATCTGAACTTAGAACAAGCACCACAAGTTGTGACCGTTTAAATAAAAGCGAGTGAAGAAGGAGCAAAAATGGCTAAAGTTAAAGAAGTTAAGGTAGGGATCGTTGGGTGTGGTGGAATTGCTGGGGGTAAACATCTTCCCGGTCATCAGGGTGTCAAAGGTGTTTCGATTGTCGCCGCGTGTGATATTGACGAGGCTCGTGCAAAGGCGTTCGCCAAACAGCATGACATTCCACACGTTTTCAGCGATTATGAGGAATTGGCTGCGATGGATGAACTGGATGCGGTGAGTGTTTGTACACCGAATAACTTCCACGCCGGACCCACTATTGCAGCATTGAACGCCGGAAAACACGTTATCTGTGAAAAGCCGATCGCTGCCAATGCTATTGATGGACAAGCGATGGTGGATGCACAGAAAGCGAGTGGCAAGGTACTACAAATCGGTTTACAATCTCGGTTTCGTGCTGAGGCGCGGACACTCCGTAAACTCTATGATGAAGGGTTTTTCGGTGACATCTATTATGCCCGTGCAATGGCGATGCGACGGCGTGGGGTGCCTGCTTCGCCATCGTTTCTCAGTAAAGCCATCGCGGGTGGCGGACCGCTAATTGATATCGGCGTACATATTCTCGATGTGTTGCTCTGGATGATCGGTTGTCCGAAACCCGTTGAAGCGTTCGGAATGGCAGCAACGAAGTTTGGGCATAAAAAGGATGTCATCAATCCATGGGGGAAATGGAATCCTGAAGAATTTGAGGTGGAAGACTTCGCGATGGGCACGATCCGCTTTGAGGGTGGCTTGACGGTAACCTTGGAGACGGCTTGGGCATCGCATATTGAGAACATCGGTGGGACGTTCTTCATGGGAGATTTAGCCGGTGCGACTTATGAACCGCTCCAGATTTATCTTGATAAGGAGGATGAGATGGTGAATTACACGCCGAAACTTCTTACCGGATTACCGAGTGAATTTGAATCGTTCCACAAGGCTGTTCGAGAGGATTTATCATCTCCTGTGCCTGCTGAAGAGGTGCTGAACGTCGCGAAAATCTTTGATGCCCTCTATGAATCTGCGCGAATCGGTCGTTCCGTTCCGATTTTTTAATAGTTGTCAGTCTTCAGTCTTCGGTTTTCGGACAAGAGATACTTGTGGAATTTATGCAAAACGCAACAGCCACAAGATTTAACTGACAACTATTCCGTCTGATAGCTTGCCCGTACGACCGTTTTGATGCCCCCGCGGATGTTGAAATCGCCGACAACTTCTGCCTTCCGCGGTTGGCACGCTGCAACAAAGTCCTCTAATACCTTATTCACAACGTGCTCGTGAAAGATACCGACATCTCGATAGAAGAAGAAATACTCCTTCAACGATTTCAGTTCGACACAGTGTTGATCTGGTACGTAGGTGATACTGAGGGTTGCGAAATCTGGGAGTCCCGTTTTAGGACATACGGCAGTGAACTCAAGATTGGTGATTTCGATTGTATAATCTCGGTGGCTATACTGATTTTCCCATGTCTCAATTGGAGGTGTTTTCAGTTGAGGAATATGGGTCTGTAAATCGTCATAGCCAGTACTTTGATTCATTCAGCATCTCCACTTTTTCCCATTATTGCCTATCAACCGTAGGCAGAAAGGGTGGAAGACTGGAAGATTGGGGCACCCATCCTTCCCTTTTTCCATCCTTCCAGCCAAATGTTGACCACTGATGGCTGATTCCTATGCTACTTCAGAATTACCATCCGACGGGTACTTTCAAATTCGCCTGCGGTAAATGTATAGAAGTAGATACCGCTCGCAACCTTCGTTCCGAATGCGTCTCTTCCATCCCAGTAGGCTGCTTTCTCCTGGCTCAGGTAACTGCCAGCTTCTTGTAGCCCTATGTTCAATTGACGCACAAGCGCGCCACGGATATCGTAGATTTTCAGAACGACTTCCGCCTGTTCTGCCAGATTGTAAGGGAACCAGGTTTCTGGATTGAACGGATTCGGATAATTCTGGAAGACCGTCGTTCGTTTAATATGTCCAAAGGTTGAGAGTAGATGCGACGATGGGTCAACAGAGAAGGGGACATCCGCAGAACGGAATCCAAGGTCGATGGGATTGTAGATAAAAGCGGATCCTGAGTTACCTCCTGCGCTATCGCTACCCGAGGCACCGACGATTGCAAATGAGCCTTTGATCGCGACAGATGCGCCGAACAGATCAGATCTGCTTGTGTCGCCACCGGTAATTCGACGTTTCTCCACCCAAGATAATCCGTCGCGTAAAAAAGAATAAGCGGAACCTTTGTCGATTTGCAAGTTGTCATCGCTAAAGCGATCTACCGGTGGATGGTCATCTTTCCATGAGCCAATGATTGCGGTATCTTCGTGCAGTGCGACGGCTACGCCAAATTCATCTCCGCTCTCGGCATCGGAGGCAGTGAGTTTCGCTTGTTGTGCCCAGGTCTCCCGCGTTTCTACAAAGATGTAGGCGGCTCCCATATCTTCCTGATGCCGATTTTCCTTAGGTGCGCCAACAATCGCAGCACCTTCAATCAAATCAACAGCATAGCCGAATTCGTCGCCAATACCAATATCATTTGAAAGAATTTGAAGCTCTTGTCTCCATGTCGTGCCGTTACGTGTGAAGAGATAGGCTGCACCTGAATCCGGTCCTGCTGCGTTGCTCAAGTGTGCGCCGACGAGCACAGTATCACCGTGAACAGAAACGGAAAATCCAAAGTGATCACCTCGCACGGCATCTCGAGGTGTCAGTTTCGCCTGTTGTGTCCAAGCGTTACCGTTTCGGACAAAGACATAAGCGGCACCGGAATCCGTACCGACTTCATCTTTCGCGTAGGCACCGATTATAGCGGTATTTTCATGGATTGCAACAGTTGATCCAAATTGATCGAAGCCTCCAATATCAGCCCCGATGAGTTTTGCCTGTTGAATCCATTCACCATCTATCCGTATGAAAGCATACACTGCCCCCGCCTCGGGTCCAGCATCATCAACACCCGGCGCGCCAACAAGAATTGTTTCACCACTAATGGCGACACTGTTTCCGAACATATCTCCAGCTTTTCCGTCCTCAGCGGTGAGTTTACCGCGTTGCAACCAGAGAACGCGGTTGCGCTCAAAAATGTATGCTGCACCAGCGTTGGGTGCGATATCATCAGCTTGTTGTGCACCGGAAACAGCGATATTGCCGCTAATAGCGACGGAAGTTCCAAACTGATCCTCGGAAGCGGTTTCTCCGTCACTCAACTTACCACTCTCTACCCACCCACTCTCTTCACTCTTTTGAAAAATGTAGGCAGCACCCGAAGAGCGTCCGCCCGCATCTTGGAGCGGTGCACCAGCGATAATTTCGTTTCCACTAATGGCGACAGCGTATCCGAGTTGATCGCCACCCTTTCTATCGCCCGCTGTTAACTTTGTGTGTTGATTCCAAAACGGTGGCTCATTCTCTGTAAAGACATACGCAGCACCGGACTCTTCTTCACCTACCAGAGCACCTATTGCCCCGATAACTGCGGTTGTTCCGCTAAGGGCAACAGAGACACCGAAGAAGGTCGCACCGTCCGGGTCAATCGGCATCATGCGAAACCGAACGCGGTTTCTTTTTTGCTCCCATACAGTGCCTTCGCGTCTGTAGATGTAAGCAGCACCAATGCCTCTGTTACGCGGTGAGGTCGCAATAGCGAAATCACCGTCGACATCGACTGCGTAACCGAAAAAGTCTTCCGATCTGGTATTGTTACCGATAAGTTTTGTTTGAAGTGTCCAGTTGGATTGATTTCGTACAAAGATATAAGCAGCACCCGCATCAAGTCCAGCTTCATCATCACGAATCGCACCAACGATAGCGGTGTCTGCATCAAGTCCAACGGAATAGCCGAAATATGAGAAGTTGGTACCATCTGGGGCACTAAGTTTCGCTGTCTCTTCCCAGTTTTCTCCGCTCCGCTCAAAGACGTAGACAGAACCTCCGTCTGCAAAGGGTTCATTCGTGCGATGACCACCAACGAGGATAGTATCTCCATCAATGGCTACTGAGGTGCCGAAAAAGTCGCCTGGCGTTTCCTCAGAGCTAACGAGTTTGGTATGCTCTACCCATTCTGTGCCTTGCCGTCTAAAGACATAAGCGGCACCCGAGTTCCTACCGACACCGTCTTTACTTGGTGCACCAATAACGGCATAATCGCTGCTCATGGCGATTATTGTGCCGAATTCGTCTCCATCTGCAGCGTCACTGGTGTTCAGTTTTTGGTGTTGCACCCACCCGGCTTCGCTGCGAAAAAAGACTTGGACTGAACCAACGTCTCTGCCGTGGTCGGTATCATCTTTCGGAACGCCTACCATTGCGTAATTACCATTGATACCGACACTCGCGCCGAGATTGTCTTGGATAACAGCGGCACTCGTGTTGAGTTGCACCCGATCCGCACTACTGTGTGTTACCAACCCAACCCCCAAAAAGAGGGTTAGCATAATTATCTGTACTTTCTTCAATTCTCTTACCCCCACTGTTAGGTATTATCTTGATATGCTTGTGGTTATAAGAATAGACCGTTTGGCATAGTCGTATTTCCTCTGAATTTTACTGCGTTGTGAATACTGTTGATTCGGCGCGTTTTCAGAACGCGGCTGCTAACTGTACACTACTACATATATGTATGCAAATTGTATGCCAACTGGAAACCCGCATAAAATCCGAGAATTTCAACCAATTTCTGACATAATTTATATCATGTTGTTCATTTGTTGAACACTAACGCTGGGAATTAACCTGTCATTCCAAAAATCTCACCCGTATACGCGTGAGTTAACGTAGTTATCTGCAATCTTTCAATTTTCCTGCTATCTACTCAGATACACTAAGTCTATGGATTGTTTTTGCTTTATCTTCACCATACCACAACGCTGTGCCATCCCAAGTCAATCCATGCGGTTCACTTGGGCATGAAACGGAATTGAGTACTTCACCAGATTCGGGGTCGATTCGGTAAACGACATGGTCGTTCGTGTCGGCGTTCCAAAGTGCCTCACCATCCCATGCAAGTCCGTGGGCACGACCACCGGGTGTCTGGAGTTCGGCGAGGATCTCACCCGTCTCAGGACACTGTTTGATAAACCGACCCGTGTTCATGTCAACGCTCCAGAGATGCTCGCCATTCCATGCCAACCCGTGCGGTCCTTCTCCAGGCGATTTAAACGTCGTAACGACTTCCAAGTCGGGAATCGTAAGTTTGTAGAAGGTTTGTTGCCATATACTGTTATACCAGAGATGCTCGCCGTCCCATTCTATACCGGCACCGCCGGGGTAGGCAGGCGAAAGCGAGAGTTCAACCTCGCCGGTTTCAGGGTTGATTTTGTGGATGGGTCCAACTCCTTCAACACTCCAAAGTGATGTTCCATCCCAGGCGAGTCCATTTGTGCCAGCACCAGGTGCTGTAAGTTGACGGGCAGTTGTTTCACTCATTTTTTCGTTTCCCCCTTTTTTAACTATTCTGCTTCTAAAAGCGCATCCTGAATTTCAGTGATAACATCCTGTTCGGTTTCAATGGTTAATCGCTTCTGTAATGTTCGTTTGGCAGCATCGCCGCCGATTTTCCCTAATGCCCATGCGGCATGGCTCCGGACTACAGGTTCATCATCTGCTAATGCGTCCTTGAGTGCTGGAACGGCACGCTGGGTACCCCAGTTACCAATGGCGACCAACACATTTCGTAGGAAACCCCGGCGTTTGGCACGTTTGATAGGGCTTCCCTTGAATTGCTGGCTAAACTCCTCTTGTGTCATACCCACGAGTGAGAGCAACTTGGGTGCGAAGTTTCCATCGCGGGGTTGAAACCCCGGTTCGGTTGTTGAGACCGCTTTGCTATTCCATGGACAGACCTCTTGGCAGATGTCGCAGCCAAAAATCCAGTTTCCAATTTCGGGACGAAGTGCCTTCGGAATGCTCTCCTTCAGTTCTATTGTCAGGTAAGAGATGCAAAGTCGAGAATCGAGAAGGTTCGGTTCAACGATTGCATCTGTCGGGCACGCTTCGATACAGCGTGTGCAAGTCCCACAACTCCCGCGAAGCTCCGGCGTATCGGATTCCAACGCGATGTTGACGAGTACCTCCGCAAGGAAATACCATGAACCCGAACGCCAGTGAATCAGGTTCGTGTTCTTACCGATCCAGCCGATACCTGCTTTCTGTGCGTATTCCCTTTCGATAATAGGTGCGGTATCAACACATACGCGAGTTTTCAATTCACTTTCAGCAGTCTGTTTGATAAAAGTAACAAGTTCTAAAAGACGTTCACGAATAAGTTCGTGATAATCATCACCCCACGCGTAGCGGGAGATCTGTCCTCGTCCCGGATCCTGTGCGAGTGCTTTCGGCGGGTCGAGTGTATAATAATTCATCGCGAGGCTAATAACAGATTTCGCCTCTGCGAGAAGTTGCCGGACATCCGTCTTGAGGGAGAGATGCTTTTCGAGATAATGCATCTTCCCAGCGTACCCGTTTTCTATCCACTCTCGGTATCGCGCAATTGTTTCGCTGTGCGCTACGGGTATGATTCCGACGAGTTCAAATCCAAGTTCGTTTGCGTGCGCCTGAATTTGCTGCGTTAGTGTTGACATTAACAAGTCCCACGCGGATAAGATCCCAGAACGTTGACATTCCGACACAATTCTTCAAGCTGCCCGAGTGCCACGATGACGCGTTTGTCGGCAATATGACCTTCCATCTCAACAAAAAAGATATACTCCCACGGTTTGGCGCGCGACGGCAAAGATTCTAAATAATTCAAATTTAGTTCCGCTTTCTCTAAAATGCCGAGTGCTTCGTGCAGTGCGCCGACCTTGTCTCGAATTGCGAAGAACATCGAAGTCCGATCGTGTCCACTCGGATCTGGCATGTGTCTTCCGATCACAAAGAAGCGAGTTGTGTTATCGGGTTCATCCATAATGGTATTGGCGACGATTGGCACCTGATAGATTTCGCCTGCGAGTTCACTTGCAATAGCGGCTGCTGACGGTTCTTGTGCCGCGCGTTGCGCCGCCTCAGAGGTACTAACAACCTCAATCTGTTCAACATTACTGAGATGTCGCTTTAGCCATGTCTTACATTGCGCGAAGGGTTGCGGATGTGAGTAGATACACCGAATTTCTGAGAGCGGGGATTTTGATAAAAGGTGCTGTCTTATCGGTTGAAATGTCTCCGCACAAATCCACAACGGTGTACGTTGGAGGCGTTCCAAAACATCGCGAACAGTGCCTTGGGCTGAATTTTCAATAGCCACGACACCGTAGTCCGCTCTCCCAGATTCAACCTCCGTAAAAATATCAATCTGCGGACTGATAGGGATTAATTCAGTTGACGTACCGAAATGAGAGAGTGCTGCTAAGTGTCCGAAACTCCCAACAGGACCGAGGAAGGCGACCCGCTCCGGATCCTGCAAAGAACGGGAGGCAGATAGAATCTCGGTCCAGATCGTCTCAAGCGCGGCTTCAGGAAACTCGCCGTGATTCTGCGCCTTCAAGCGTTCAATAATCTGTTTCTGCCGATGCGGAACATAGACCTGTGCAACGCCTGTTTCTGCTTTTAGCTCACCGACCTGCTTGGAAATTTCAGCTCGTTTCTGTAGCAGTGCTAAAATTTGGTCGTCAATCTCATTAATCTGGTCTCGGTACTTTGTTAAGTCCAATTCTTTCTAATTTTCCTTAGCGTGGCTATCAGCTGTCAGCCGTCGGCTGTCAGTTACTCGTGTGGCCGTTGCAAACATTTGTAACCCCCACAGAACCCCTGGACTTTGACCAAGAACGCGTGCCTTAGTGAAAAATATCTGTAGACGCGTTCTTGGTCAAAACCGATAACCTTAACCATCAACTCGTGCTTTAACATTTATAACGGCGGCGAGTTGATGGTTAAAACTCTTAAACTAACCGTTCAATTTCTTCATTGCCGCAATCATCTCATCGTCTGAGGGATTATTTTTCACCATCTCAGTGAATTCCTCAGCACTTACCTCGTGTTCCTCCAGGAACAGCTTATCTTGCGGTCACGGGTAGATATATTCACCAAGAATACCCTGCAGTTTTGCATTGGCTTTATCACTGATTCTGGCTAACCATGGGATATCCCCGATAATCATATCTCGGTGACGCGGTTTCCAATCGAGAGCCATCTGTTTCACCTCCTTTAATAGTTGTCAGTTATCGGTTACTGGTTTGTGGCGGACAAAACTTATGCAACTGCCACAAGAGTCTCTTAACTGAAAACTGACAACCGAAAACTGATAACTATTTTCACTGTGTATTTCCCTCAAGTTGGCGCAAGGCTTCCTCTAAACGTTGAAGAGAACGTCCATATTCCGCCCAATTGCCCGCACGTTGCGCACTTTGTGCCTGATTGAAATAGCGGTTTGCTTGTTCAACAAGTCCGCGTAATGAGACTTGCGCGGTGCCTGGATCTGCTGCTGTTAGATCGTCAGTTGTAGCCGTAGCAGTGGTCTGAAACCGCGTTCCCGGTCCGAACATCTTAATAAGTGCCTCATCGAGGCTTTCACCCCAGACGACCTCGTTTCCGTATCCGATGACGACCCGTCTCAATTCGGGAATAGCGGTTGTTTCATCTTCGGACTGTATATAGATAGGTTCAACATAGAGCAGAGAGTCGTTCATCGGCAGAATCAACAGATTTCCACGTAAGACGCGGGATCCCTCCGTATTCCAAAGACTAATCTGCTGCGAAATTTCCGGTTCTTGGCTGATAAAGTTTTCCACCTGCATAGGACCTGCGACCTGTTTCCCTTTGGGGAAACGATAGACAAGGAGTTGTCCATATTGGGGTAGATCACATCGAGCGGCGAGCCATGCAGTAAGATTCGGTTTCTTGAAGGGTGTATAGGGCAACATCAACATGAATTCAGGATTTTCCAGCCCGGGTAGCCTGATAACGACGTAGTATGGTTCAACAGGTTGTCCCTCAACTGCTGCACGTTGAACTGTCGGTTGTTGTGGACCAAATGGGCTTCTTGGCTGTTGTGCCACTTGTCGTGTTTGAGCATCTGTGTTGTCATAGAGTTCTCTGCCGATCTCCCATTTATCCTCGCCCGCATAGAAGGTTACCGGATCTTTCATGTGGTAATCTTGATAGACACGGGCTTGGATCAGGAACATGGATGTTGGATATCGAATGTGTGCCTTGAGTTCATCTGGCATCTCCGCAAATGACTTGAAAAGGTCTGGGAAAATTTTGCGATAACATTCCACAATTGGATCCTGTTCCCGTTCCATAATGTAAAAATCGATAGTGCCATCGTAAGCATCAACAATGACCTTAACAGAATTTCGGATGTAGTTCCCCCACGGATCACCGTCTCGTTGTGTATTCGCGGCTTGTTGTCTTCTTTCACCAACGAACTCTCTCATTGAAACTGAATAGGGATACCGATGTGTGATGGTATAGGCATCAATCATCCAGACCAATCGCCCTTTATAGAGGATGATGTAGGGATCACCGTCGTATCGCAAGAAAGGGGCGATTTTCTGAATTCGTCTTTTGATGTTCCGGTCATAGAGAATCTTGCTTGTCGATGAAATTTCACCCGGTAAGACGAAGTTAATCTCATTATTGAATTTGAGCATGTACACCATTTTGCGCCAGAAAGAGTTAAGTTGTACACCGCCCTTTCCTTGATATGCATATTCGGCGTACTGCTGTCCTTCTTGGGGGTAGTCGAACTCAAGCCCTGGGTTCCGTTCTGGGTGTACGATAACATAACGATCTGTCCGTTCACCGTAGTAGATACGTGGCCCCGGTATGTCGCTGAACCGGTGCTCCCACTGTTCGCTGTAGTCGATCGGTGGCAATCCTTGAATGTACATGTTGGGTTTGCCGTTCTCAATCTCGTTAACAGGACTCACAACCGCACCGTATCCGTGCGTATAGGTGTAGGTTTGCTTATACCAATCGTTTCTGATTTCCATC is part of the Candidatus Poribacteria bacterium genome and harbors:
- a CDS encoding tetratricopeptide repeat protein, with product MKTNLLCFFLLIFLSTACLTSAKQDTSTAAVRAYQTGMQALAQKDDRNALTAFQRAVELDASFAEAHYQLGVLHGKQSQWKPAIDALQTTIKLTPDFADAYVRLGEAYLIGTANAKDAVEPLQRALHLQPDLLRARRLLGEAYLRQNRIGDAIHQFKQAMEDSEARYLLGFAYFQTEDFTEAIPHFEAVIKRQKRHAKAHFNLGNCYLRIGKIAEGRAALRTFETLTREEEQQSTLQRLILDNPQHLQPRYQLAELHIKRTEWELASAELKACLAIKPQDEKASELLGYIYLQTEAYPEAVEVYGHLVDAYPESAIYRNSLGIAYMMLKKPRQAITQFETATHLNTTNAQLYRNLANAYRQAGEQEKAEQAYQRYQSLTK
- a CDS encoding phytanoyl-CoA dioxygenase family protein, yielding MEFVQLTDTQRQEFDENGYLIVRSAIDNEMIDRLTETGDRLMESFEYHGYYAHRRDGLVQEPAFADLATQSKAVPLILQLLGTNIHITNTALIHKHPQAPEKPDNRNWHRDVGVHLDVGHEGCPRVGLKVGYCLTDFSVPDSGATWFIRKSHRWDEPLGIAEGEVDPLEYDEPLLRAGDAFLFESRIYHAAGLNFRENTSKVVIYGYHYRWIKPDYYLRYYNDSLQPDERLVENLDDLSRQFLGASIDTQGRRDPNGVHWAGTEWAAAHNLNLEQAPQVVTV
- a CDS encoding Gfo/Idh/MocA family oxidoreductase, producing MAKVKEVKVGIVGCGGIAGGKHLPGHQGVKGVSIVAACDIDEARAKAFAKQHDIPHVFSDYEELAAMDELDAVSVCTPNNFHAGPTIAALNAGKHVICEKPIAANAIDGQAMVDAQKASGKVLQIGLQSRFRAEARTLRKLYDEGFFGDIYYARAMAMRRRGVPASPSFLSKAIAGGGPLIDIGVHILDVLLWMIGCPKPVEAFGMAATKFGHKKDVINPWGKWNPEEFEVEDFAMGTIRFEGGLTVTLETAWASHIENIGGTFFMGDLAGATYEPLQIYLDKEDEMVNYTPKLLTGLPSEFESFHKAVREDLSSPVPAEEVLNVAKIFDALYESARIGRSVPIF
- the queF gene encoding preQ(1) synthase, whose product is MNQSTGYDDLQTHIPQLKTPPIETWENQYSHRDYTIEITNLEFTAVCPKTGLPDFATLSITYVPDQHCVELKSLKEYFFFYRDVGIFHEHVVNKVLEDFVAACQPRKAEVVGDFNIRGGIKTVVRASYQTE
- a CDS encoding T9SS type A sorting domain-containing protein, with protein sequence MLTLFLGVGLVTHSSADRVQLNTSAAVIQDNLGASVGINGNYAMVGVPKDDTDHGRDVGSVQVFFRSEAGWVQHQKLNTSDAADGDEFGTIIAMSSDYAVIGAPSKDGVGRNSGAAYVFRRQGTEWVEHTKLVSSEETPGDFFGTSVAIDGDTILVGGHRTNEPFADGGSVYVFERSGENWEETAKLSAPDGTNFSYFGYSVGLDADTAIVGAIRDDEAGLDAGAAYIFVRNQSNWTLQTKLIGNNTRSEDFFGYAVDVDGDFAIATSPRNRGIGAAYIYRREGTVWEQKRNRVRFRMMPIDPDGATFFGVSVALSGTTAVIGAIGALVGEEESGAAYVFTENEPPFWNQHTKLTAGDRKGGDQLGYAVAISGNEIIAGAPLQDAGGRSSGAAYIFQKSEESGWVESGKLSDGETASEDQFGTSVAISGNIAVSGAQQADDIAPNAGAAYIFERNRVLWLQRGKLTAEDGKAGDMFGNSVAISGETILVGAPGVDDAGPEAGAVYAFIRIDGEWIQQAKLIGADIGGFDQFGSTVAIHENTAIIGAYAKDEVGTDSGAAYVFVRNGNAWTQQAKLTPRDAVRGDHFGFSVSVHGDTVLVGAHLSNAAGPDSGAAYLFTRNGTTWRQELQILSNDIGIGDEFGYAVDLIEGAAIVGAPKENRHQEDMGAAYIFVETRETWAQQAKLTASDAESGDEFGVAVALHEDTAIIGSWKDDHPPVDRFSDDNLQIDKGSAYSFLRDGLSWVEKRRITGGDTSRSDLFGASVAIKGSFAIVGASGSDSAGGNSGSAFIYNPIDLGFRSADVPFSVDPSSHLLSTFGHIKRTTVFQNYPNPFNPETWFPYNLAEQAEVVLKIYDIRGALVRQLNIGLQEAGSYLSQEKAAYWDGRDAFGTKVASGIYFYTFTAGEFESTRRMVILK
- the queG gene encoding tRNA epoxyqueuosine(34) reductase QueG, with protein sequence MSTLTQQIQAHANELGFELVGIIPVAHSETIARYREWIENGYAGKMHYLEKHLSLKTDVRQLLAEAKSVISLAMNYYTLDPPKALAQDPGRGQISRYAWGDDYHELIRERLLELVTFIKQTAESELKTRVCVDTAPIIEREYAQKAGIGWIGKNTNLIHWRSGSWYFLAEVLVNIALESDTPELRGSCGTCTRCIEACPTDAIVEPNLLDSRLCISYLTIELKESIPKALRPEIGNWIFGCDICQEVCPWNSKAVSTTEPGFQPRDGNFAPKLLSLVGMTQEEFSQQFKGSPIKRAKRRGFLRNVLVAIGNWGTQRAVPALKDALADDEPVVRSHAAWALGKIGGDAAKRTLQKRLTIETEQDVITEIQDALLEAE
- the pheA gene encoding prephenate dehydratase, producing MDLTKYRDQINEIDDQILALLQKRAEISKQVGELKAETGVAQVYVPHRQKQIIERLKAQNHGEFPEAALETIWTEILSASRSLQDPERVAFLGPVGSFGHLAALSHFGTSTELIPISPQIDIFTEVESGRADYGVVAIENSAQGTVRDVLERLQRTPLWICAETFQPIRQHLLSKSPLSEIRCIYSHPQPFAQCKTWLKRHLSNVEQIEVVSTSEAAQRAAQEPSAAAIASELAGEIYQVPIVANTIMDEPDNTTRFFVIGRHMPDPSGHDRTSMFFAIRDKVGALHEALGILEKAELNLNYLESLPSRAKPWEYIFFVEMEGHIADKRVIVALGQLEELCRNVNVLGSYPRGTC